In the Candidatus Thermoplasmatota archaeon genome, GACATAGCCTGGAAGCTGCTAGCAAAACTAACAGCACCTGAGCTTAAAAAGATACGGGAAGAATACATAAAAAAATATTTCCTGAAAACTGAAGAAAAAGAGTGAATATGGTAGAACAGATACTAGAGGGTGTCAACCCCACAAGGATGGAACTACTTGAAATAAAGAAAAAACTTGTTTTAGCTGAAAAAGGACATAAACTATTAGAAGAAAAAAGAGATACGCTCGTAGAAAGATTCTTTGATGTGATAGAAAAAAGAAACATTTTGAAAAAAAACCTTGATGAAGATTTCCACGATGCATTTACCTCATTGATACAGGCGCAGATGGTACTAGGTGAAAAAAAAGTAGAGGATTTATCGTCTCTAACACAAAATATAGGTGATGTAACCATTGATAAGGATAACATAATGGGTGTGAAAGTACCAAAAATCAACACACAAATCAAACAACCATCCATGATGCCACCTTATGGTTTTTTTGAAACCTGTGGTTCTCTAGATGATGCCTACCAGAAATTCAACAAACTAATGATAAAACTATTAGAACTAGCTGAAGTAGAGGGTTGTATAAAATCTTTGTCTGTGGAGATAGAAAAAACCAAGAGGAGAGTAAACGTGTTAGAAAACAACCTTATACCACAGCTACTGGCTACAATAAAATACATAGAGATGAAGCTTGATGAACGGGAGAGAGAGGATTTCTTTAGGAGAAAAAGAATAAAGGCTATTATGGAAAACAAAAAAGAGAGTATATGTCAATAGAAGAAGACCCTGTAATTGGAAGGTTTTTTGATACACCTGAAAAAAAAGCAAAATGGATAGTTAGACTGAAAA is a window encoding:
- a CDS encoding V-type ATP synthase subunit D, translating into MVEQILEGVNPTRMELLEIKKKLVLAEKGHKLLEEKRDTLVERFFDVIEKRNILKKNLDEDFHDAFTSLIQAQMVLGEKKVEDLSSLTQNIGDVTIDKDNIMGVKVPKINTQIKQPSMMPPYGFFETCGSLDDAYQKFNKLMIKLLELAEVEGCIKSLSVEIEKTKRRVNVLENNLIPQLLATIKYIEMKLDEREREDFFRRKRIKAIMENKKESICQ